The Desulfomonilia bacterium sequence CGCATCCTTCATCATGGTGCACATCTACCTCGGCACAATAGGGAACCCGGGAACGGTACAGGCAATGATCACGGGCTGGGTAACCAAGGCCTGGGCCAACACCCACTGCCCCCGCTGGCTTGAGGAATACGAAAAGAAATCTGAAGTCAAATAGACTTTATAAATCAACAAATAACAAAAGGCCGCCAAATGGCGGCCTGAAATTCCGTAAAGATACGGGGTTCAAACCCAAACATTTTACAAGGCCCTTCATTGTCCATCTTGTCTTATTGATTGGCAATGGCCGGTTTCCTCAAAATCTAATTGACTTGATGAAGATAATCATCAACTCCCGGTTGCTTATCTTCTCCCGATTGGTTACGAATATCTCAGATATGTCCTGACAGGAGATGATGTTTCAACCTGGGACAAGGCATTAAGGAAAAAAGGGGGGAAATGATTATGCAGATTCTGAAGACCATTGCTGAAATGAAGGATTATGTTTCAGGAATAAAGGCCTCAGGAGGTAAGATAGGCTTCGTGCCGACCATGGGTTATCTTCACAAAGGCCATCTCGATCTGATGGTCAAGGCCAGGGAATATACACCGCATGTTGTCGTCAGCATATTCGTCAACCCGACTCAGTTCGCGCCTAACGAAGACCTAGACAAATATCCGCGTGATTTCGAGCGCGACGAAGAGCTGTGCAGGGAGACGGGCGTGGAGTGCATTTTCTATCCAACCCCTGCCGTGATGTACCCCGATGGGTATTCGACCTACATTACAGTCGAAGGTCTGAGCAGCGGCCTGTGCGGTGTTTCCAGGCCCACGCATTTCAGGGGGGTCGCAACCGTCGTCGCCAAGCTTTTCAACATCGTGGAGCCCGACTTCTCGGTTTTCGGCGAAAAGGACTATCAGCAGCTGGCCGTTATAAAGCGCATGGTGAGAGACCTCAACATGAAGGTCGAGATTATAGGCTATCCAACGGTCAGGGAAAAGGACGGGCTAGCGATGAGTTCGCGGAATGCATACCTGAGCCCTGAAGAAAGGGACGTTGCACCTGTCCTGAACCGTTCTCTCAAGCATGCGCTCAGCCTTTTCAGGAATGGTGAAACCAGTGCAAAGAAGGTAAAAAAAGAGGTCTCGGAAATGTTAGAGGATGCGCCCGGCTGCATCATAGATTATGTGGAGATAGTAGACGGTATTTCGCTTGCCCCGGTTGAGAGGGTTACCGATGACGCGGTCATGGCCCTTGCCGTTAAGCTGGGGAAGACCAGACTGATCGATAATATCAGGTTTTCATCCTGACGGGTTTACAGTCCGCTCAGGAACCCCTTTATAATCTCGGTCAGATGTCCGGTGTCCGTCAGGAAGGCATCATGCCCGTGGTCGGTTTCGATCTCGGTATATGATACGCGGACATTGAGCGCTGTAAAGAACTTCACGATGTCGCGTCCCTGCGACGGCGGATAAAGCCAGTCCGAGGAGAAGGTAACGACAAGACCTTTTTTCGAGCCGAGATCGGCCACCCTTCCTCTTTCCCTGTTTTCTCCGCGTGTACGGTTCGGGCCTGAAAGCGATGTTATAAGGTCGAAGTTGTCTACCGCGTTCGTAATGTAGAGGTAGCTGTTCGCATCGAAGCGCTTGACGAATGATATGCCCTGATAATCAAGATAGTGCTCTATCTCGAATGACGGTTTAAATACGTTTTTTATGTTAGCGGTTTTTTTCGAGCGGCCGAACTTTTCCTGCATCATCCGCTCTGAGAGATATGTGATATGGCCGATCATTCTCGCTACAGAAAGCCCGGCCTCAGGTGACACCTCACCGTAATAGTTGCCTTCGTTCCAGCGGGGGTCGGACATGATCGCACGTCTGCCGACCTCGTTGAACGCTATCTGCTGCGCAGAGTGCTTGAGCGCGGTTGCGATTGCCATGAAGGAATCGGTCATGCCGGTATAATCACCGAAAAGCTGAAGGGCCTGCATGCCGCCCATGGAGCCTCCCACAACACTCACAAGATGCTTGATGCCCAGGCGGGAAAGCAGTTCCCTCTGCACCTCCGCCATATCGCGTATCGAGATCACGGGAAAGCTCAGCCCCCAGGCCCTTCCTGTTTCCGGGTTTATCGAAGAGGGTCCGGTCGTTCCCTTGCAGCCGCCTATAACATTGGAGCAAACGACGAAGTATTTGTCAGTGTCGAATGCCTTGCCCGGGCCGATCATCAGGTCCCACCAGCCGGGTTTTTTATCGCCTTCATGGAAAAATGCGGCATGGGCGTCTCCTGAGAGTGCATGCTCGATTAGAATTGCATTATCACCTGAAGGGTTCAATTTTCCGTAGGTTTCATATGCAATGTCGATTTCAGGCAGGATCGCCCCTGATTCAAGCGCAAAAGGCCTGTTCACCTTTATGATTTTTGTCTCCACAATCATGTTCGCCTCAGCTTATAAAGCCCGCCTTTTACGATGAGGTCGGGTACAGGCGGTTTTTTGGAGGCTACACGGCCCAGAGGCATAAAGTATCTTGCTTCTTCAATCATGATTCCCATTTCATTAAGCAGATTCTCGAATTCTGTAACCGTAAAGAACCTGATAACCGGACTGTCATGCCATGACCCTTCAGAACGTATGTCGGCACTGATCCAGCCCCTTGAAAGTACATGAAGCCTGTTTAAAATATAGCCGAAATTATGTACGGAAATGATTGCGTGAAGCCCGACCCTGAGCATCTCATCAATAACCCTGTGAGGTTTGTGGATTTCCTGCAGGGTTTCATTCAGTATCACGTATTCAAAACTCATGTCATCGAGGTTCGAAATACCCTCGTCTATGTCGGCCTGATAAACACAGATGCCCTTCTTGAGGCATTCGATTATCTTGTCCTCGGAGATTTCAACACCCACGGTATAGGCGTTTTTGGCTGCAGCCAGTTTTTTGAGAAGGCTTCCGTCCCCGCAGCCCAGATCAAGCACCCTTGCCCCGGGTTTGATCCATTGCTCGATGATCTTATGATTAAGCTCAGTCGTCATTTGCTGTAAAACAAAAAAAGACGGTAAATAACCGTCCTTTCTTTGTCATTGCCTCTTGCCTTTTTGATTTTATACTCTGCTCTTTTTTTATACATATCAGTGCAGGGTATTTTTTAAACAGGGCGTAAAAACAAAGCAGACCGAGGAGTGACGAGATGAGGAATGACAAAGGTATGCAAAGTTATGACGCCCTGTATGAACTAAACCGATTCCACCGCCTTAACTCCGGGCACATCCTGCTTAACTATCTTCTCAATCATGTTTTTGAGCGTGAGAGTTGCCATCGGGCATCCGCCGCATGCGCCCTGAAGCTTAACCTTTACGGTCCCGTCGTCGGTCACGTCGATAAGCTGTACGTCACCGCCGTCGCCTCTCAGATATGTCCTTGTCTTATCAAGCGCCTTTTCAACTTCTTCTTTTGTCACCATAATTTTTCCTCCCGTATTTTTCCTTGCTGTATTCAGATGCTTTTTGTCCGCTTATCAGCACCGGGGTTTGACGGTCAAGTGCTTAAATTCCGTCCCCGTCCGCGAAGCTGAATTCTCTCAATCCGTTCTGCATTATCCTGCTGCCCGGCGCTATACTGTGCGTGAGCCAGACATTACCGCCAATTTCAGAACCTTTTCCTATTGTGACTCTGCCAAGGATTGTAGCGCCCGCGTATATCACCACATCATCCTCTACGACAGGATGGCGCGGTATTCCCTTCATCGGATTCCCGTCGGCATCGAGAGGGAAGCTTTTTGCGCCGAGCGTCACGCCCTGATAGATACGGACATTCTTGCCTATCACCGTTGTCTCTCCCATGACAACGCCGGTGCCGTGGTCGATAAAGAAATATTCGCCGATCGTTGCCCCGGGGTGGATGTCTATGCCTGTCTCAGAATGGGCCATTTCAGTGATAATCCGCGGGATCAAAGGCACTTCAAGAAGATGGAGCTCATGTGCGATCCTGTAATTGGTGATGGCCTTGATGCTGGGATAACAGTAGATAGTTTCACCATGGCTCTTGGCGGCGGGGTCGCCGTCGTAGGCCGCGCATACGTCGGTGGACAGCAAAGCCCTTATATGAGGCAGCTTTTTAAGAAAGTCCGTTGTCAGGCGGCTCGCCCTCTCAAGACATTTGGTATCGCATACATCCCTGTCGAACTCGCAGGAGAAGCAGAATCCCCTCTTGATCTGTTCGAGAAGGTTCCTTGCCACAGTGTCGAGCGTCGAACCCACATAATACGACATGGTCTTTATGGAAAATTCCGACTTGCCGAAATAGCCAGGGAAAAGTATCGAGCGCATGTCTTCGACTATGCTGTGCAGGATTTCCACCGACGGCATGGGTATGTGATGCGAACTCCTGTGCGAGACTACTTCGTATGATTCGGGCGCGCTCAGTTCGCCTACGACCTGGGTAATAATTTCCTGGATGTCTGCTTTGATTTTTCTCATGGCGTTCTTTTATACCACAATTTACGGCTTAATCACTACCGGATTGCTAGTTATTTATCCAGTGCCTTTAAAGCGAGCGGTACCGTATCTTCAGGCGTGATTTTGTATGATGCACCCAAGATGACGCCTTTTTCGTCGATCATTACAACCGAGCGTATAATTCCTGAGACCTCTTTGCCGTACATCATCTTTTTGCCGAATGCACCGTATGCGCTTGCTACGGACTTGTCCGGGTCCGAGAGCAGGGTGAAATTGAGGCTATATTTTTCGTCGAACTTTTTAAGGGTTTCGGGTTTGTCCGGGCTTATCCCCACAGCTTCTATTCCTCTCTGTTTCAGCTCCTCAAGAGCGTCCCTGACCGAGACGGCCTGCCTTGTTCAGCCCGATGTGAGCGCCTTGCCGTAGAAATAGACGAGGACTTTTTTACCGGAGAAATCCTTGAGACTGACTGTTTTGCCGTTCTGATCTGTCAACTTGAACATAGGGGCCGCATCGCCTTTTTTCAGCATAATCAACCTCCTGAAGAGTTTATAATGTCTATTTCGTTATTTTGATGAAATAATATTAGCTGATTTTCTTGATTCACCGTTCACCATGAGGCATACTGCTTAACAGCAGCGTTTAATCACGCTCTTTTGAAATATATTGAGGGGGGTTATTTTATGAAGCGTTTCTTTTTATTGATGGTACCTCTGGTTTTTATCTCAGCTGCATGCGTTCCCGCGGACCTGCCTGATAAGGTTTATTTCAAGGGCAATGCCGAAAGCATGAACAGCAGGTACTATGCGGCTGTAAGAAACGGCAATATCTGGGTCAGGCCCAATGTCGAGAGGACCGGCGTAAAAGGAAAATGGCAGATGCTTGATAATCTGCCTGCGGGACTTGCCGGTCAGGTAACCGAAATCGCCATGGACGACGAACATATAGTCGCACTCAACAAAGAGCGCCAGATCTATACGATGTGGAACGCTCTCGATGAGGTTTCGAAATTCAGGTGGCAGAAGGCCTGGGGCATGCCCTTCTGGAACGGGCCGGGCATGAAGCTCAGGCGTGATCTTGTTAAGTGGGATTTCTCGGTGGTATCAATTCCCGAAGACGGCTACTGGACTGACCCGGCAGGAAACCTCAAAAAGGTGGGCGCGGCCAAGTGCTCGCACATCATCATGCTTAATGAGGGCGGGCAGGGCATAACGTTCAACGACCCGTGGCTGCCTCGCGACTACAGCTATGGGGTAGGGACACCATTCAAGGGCAGGTTCGTATCCGTGAACCTTAGTTCCAGCGGCTCGACCCATTTCATCATCAACAGATACGGCGATATGTTCACGCGGATGTTCGACTTCGACATCTCAGGGCTCGATCAGTTTTTTGTCTATTCCTACGAAGACCGCCGCGGCATTCCGGGCAATCCCGATTCCATATTCCAGGTCGTGCAGCTTCCGGCCGAAGATTGGCTCAAGCAGCCGAAAATCATAACAACAGGCAGGGCGTCGATTACGGACCGCATCAGCATACAGAAAATCGGAAAGAACTGCATACACAGGACACTTCGTGTCGAGGGCACGGATGAAAACGGAAATACCGGCTTTTATGAAAAGGACATAAGGGAGGCAGGAAGTGCATCCTGGAGGTTTCATAAGACCGGTGGAAAACTGAAGGGCAACATCCTGGAAAACAAACCCTATGACAGTTCAGCGGAAACGCTCGGGTCAGGCGATGATCTGGCTTACTCGATGAAGGCTGAAGGCTTTACTGCCATTATTCCTGATTTCAACTGCTACAATCCGCCTGCGACGCTTAATATAAAACTTTCAGAAGGAGGCAGTATAAGCCTGCCGCTTCACTACCGGGAAACCATAAGGCTCAGCCGGCGCGCAGCCGGCATCGACTACGAGCCGAGGCTTTTTCTGGGCGCGATAGAGGCGCCGCAGGCGTTCATAGATTCGCTTAAAAATGCGCC is a genomic window containing:
- the panC gene encoding pantoate--beta-alanine ligase, coding for MQILKTIAEMKDYVSGIKASGGKIGFVPTMGYLHKGHLDLMVKAREYTPHVVVSIFVNPTQFAPNEDLDKYPRDFERDEELCRETGVECIFYPTPAVMYPDGYSTYITVEGLSSGLCGVSRPTHFRGVATVVAKLFNIVEPDFSVFGEKDYQQLAVIKRMVRDLNMKVEIIGYPTVREKDGLAMSSRNAYLSPEERDVAPVLNRSLKHALSLFRNGETSAKKVKKEVSEMLEDAPGCIIDYVEIVDGISLAPVERVTDDAVMALAVKLGKTRLIDNIRFSS
- a CDS encoding homoserine O-acetyltransferase, translated to MIVETKIIKVNRPFALESGAILPEIDIAYETYGKLNPSGDNAILIEHALSGDAHAAFFHEGDKKPGWWDLMIGPGKAFDTDKYFVVCSNVIGGCKGTTGPSSINPETGRAWGLSFPVISIRDMAEVQRELLSRLGIKHLVSVVGGSMGGMQALQLFGDYTGMTDSFMAIATALKHSAQQIAFNEVGRRAIMSDPRWNEGNYYGEVSPEAGLSVARMIGHITYLSERMMQEKFGRSKKTANIKNVFKPSFEIEHYLDYQGISFVKRFDANSYLYITNAVDNFDLITSLSGPNRTRGENRERGRVADLGSKKGLVVTFSSDWLYPPSQGRDIVKFFTALNVRVSYTEIETDHGHDAFLTDTGHLTEIIKGFLSGL
- a CDS encoding methionine biosynthesis protein MetW, with amino-acid sequence MTTELNHKIIEQWIKPGARVLDLGCGDGSLLKKLAAAKNAYTVGVEISEDKIIECLKKGICVYQADIDEGISNLDDMSFEYVILNETLQEIHKPHRVIDEMLRVGLHAIISVHNFGYILNRLHVLSRGWISADIRSEGSWHDSPVIRFFTVTEFENLLNEMGIMIEEARYFMPLGRVASKKPPVPDLIVKGGLYKLRRT
- a CDS encoding NifU family protein; this encodes MVTKEEVEKALDKTRTYLRGDGGDVQLIDVTDDGTVKVKLQGACGGCPMATLTLKNMIEKIVKQDVPGVKAVESV
- a CDS encoding serine acetyltransferase; amino-acid sequence: MRKIKADIQEIITQVVGELSAPESYEVVSHRSSHHIPMPSVEILHSIVEDMRSILFPGYFGKSEFSIKTMSYYVGSTLDTVARNLLEQIKRGFCFSCEFDRDVCDTKCLERASRLTTDFLKKLPHIRALLSTDVCAAYDGDPAAKSHGETIYCYPSIKAITNYRIAHELHLLEVPLIPRIITEMAHSETGIDIHPGATIGEYFFIDHGTGVVMGETTVIGKNVRIYQGVTLGAKSFPLDADGNPMKGIPRHPVVEDDVVIYAGATILGRVTIGKGSEIGGNVWLTHSIAPGSRIMQNGLREFSFADGDGI
- the bcp gene encoding thioredoxin-dependent thiol peroxidase translates to MLKKGDAAPMFKLTDQNGKTVSLKDFSGKKVLVYFYGKALTSGUTRQAVSVRDALEELKQRGIEAVGISPDKPETLKKFDEKYSLNFTLLSDPDKSVASAYGAFGKKMMYGKEVSGIIRSVVMIDEKGVILGASYKITPEDTVPLALKALDK